The DNA region CCTATTCCTGTGGCATTCCGTTGCCGGACGAACAATGCGGCAGGTTGATGGCCGCAGAGTCACGTCAAGCGTGGGTCAAGTCAAGCTTTGTCGGGCGCGGGCGCGCCTGGTCTGTGCTGCAAAATCCTGGTGCGGGCGTTGCACTTCAGTCCAAACGTGGTTCCGGTGTCCACGGAACCGCCTCCCGAGTTCCTGTGAGCGTGAGGGCGGCCTGAAGCTGCGCGCGTCGCCTGCCGATCAGCCTGCGGCGCAGTTGCTTTGCGCGGGACCGCGACCTCTTCCTCCAGATCGGGGATGCGCCTGCTCGCCGTCGCCAGTTCCTTGGAGTCCTCGCTGGACCGGCCCGGTTTCACGCCGGTGGCCACCACCTCGCGCGAACGCCACTGACGCGAGCGCCACGTGCGGAGGGCAGCCGGGATCAGCCCCAGCAGCTCGGCGGCCTCGACCACTGCGCGGCCCGAGGCCGCCAGATCCCGAGCCCCGCGGCGGAACTCGGGCGGATAAGGCTTCAGCAGAGCAATGCTCCTCTCGACGGCGACCGATGCGGGAGCGCCCTAGCCAGATCCGCGCCCGGAAAACCGGGGCGCAGATCTTGAAATCCGAGGGCCGGGCCTCACGCGGCGCACCATCGGACACCGGAACCACGTTTGGACTGAAGTGCAACGCCCGCACCAGGATTTTGCAGCACAGACCAGGCGCGCCCGCGCCCGACAAAGCTTGACTGAACGCATGGTTCATTGCCGAGGAGGACACGTGACAACGACACCGCCCTGCGGCGCCTCAAACGCACCGCCGCGCCGGAACCGATCTCGTCCGCCTTCGGAATCGTCGTCAGGATGGCGATCATGATCTTGGTCACCAGCGCCGCAGGCGGCGTCGGACGACCGCTGGTCCGCAGCCTCCGCGAACGCGGGTTCGACGTGCGCGCATTCGTCAAGAACGACGCCCAGGCCCAACTGGCGCGCAGCGACGGGGCCGCCGAGATCGTGGTGGGCGACCTGCGAAACCGCGCGGATCTGGAGAAGGCGTTGAGCGGCGCGAAACGGGTGTACCACGCCGCTCCGACACAACTCATCGATGAGGTCCCGGTTGCCCGAGCCCTCATCGAGATATGCGCGGGCGGCGGTGTCGAGCACATCTGCTTCCACTCGGTGATCCATCCTGACATAGACGCCTTGGTCCATCACCATCAGAAGCTTTTGGCCGAAAGACTGTTGCGCGATTCGGGGCTGCCGGTGGCTGTTCTGCGCCCGTCTCACTACATGCAGAATTATCTGGAGTTCTGGGAGTTCATCCTGGCGGGCCTCATGCCCTACCCAGTGTCACCGACCAGCGTGATGGGCATGGTCGACGTCGAAGATGTCGCCGAGGCGGCCGCAGCGGTGCTGAGCGCGCCCGATGAGCACGTGGGCAAGACCTACGATCTCTCGGCGCAGGCGCTCGACCGCGACGAGATGGCACAGATCTGGAGCCGCGTGCTCGGACACCGGGTCACCGCTCTTCGGCTGCCGCCCAACGCTGTCGACAACCCGCTCGCCGCCGCGCCGGCGCTCGGAGCCGCCGTCGTCCGGTCGCTGCGCAACACCAAGCTCAACGCGGTGCCCCACCTGGTCCGCGGCGTCCTTGCATCGTCAAATGCGCGGGGTATCCGAAGCTGGCCGCCCGAAGCGCGCAGCGCCTACGTCAGGATGATGACGTACTACGATGCCAACGGCCTGCCTGTCGGCGAAATGGCTGACCTGCCGAAGCTTCTGGGCCGCAAGCCCACGAGCTACGAGAACTTCGCGAGACGTGTCGCAGTGTCACGAGGGGTGAGCCGCTGAGGCGGCCTCTTGCGGAATGGTCGTCGCACAGCGCTCTTCGAACTCTGCGATCCGCGAGCGGTCGATCCTTCCCCGAGCTTGAAGAGAAGTTCGCCGCAGTGGTGCATCTGGCCCGTGACCGCACTGACGGAAATCCGAGGAGGCGTCATCACAGAGGGCGATCTCGCGCCGCCCAGAGCATCCAACAAGCCGTCAAACAACCAGCCAGAACAAGCTGGCGATGGCTTCTCGAACGAACCTCGCCAAGGGTATGCGCCTATCCGCAGCGCGCGGGAAAACCTATACCCTGGTGTCGGGGCGTGGGGTTTATGGATGACGGCAACACAGGAGCATGGGGTGCTCGCTCCATCTTGGAGCATGTGCTGGAAGCCTGTAGGGCCGCCAGGTTCGAGCACGTCAGCCAGCGCTTTTCTTGCAAATGGCGCTCTACCCGTCCTTCTGGCGGGCCTGGGGTGGGCGCGGGAAGGTCAGCGAGTTCCCGAGGGGTTCGACATCGGCGTTGGGCACGTCCACGACCAGGGTGAGCGAAGTGTCCTCATTCGGGGCCGAGGTTGTTCTTGTTCGATCCGCAGCCGCCCAGGAGCACGACCGCCCCGGACAGGACCCCCGTCGCGGCGCCGAAAAGCAGCGCCCGCGAGCGCGAGGAGACGGGGGAGCGCCGAAAAAGTCTAGGCCCCGCGCAGGGTGTAGGACCGCCAGCCGCCGAACTCTGTGATGTCCTTGGCCTGCGCGGCGGCCTGCGCCTCGCAACTGAACCCGACCGCGCGGGAGCCGTCCTCCAACTCCACCGAGCCGAGCAGCATCGGCGCGGGCAGATCGGCGAGGAAACGGCCAAGCGCGGCCTCGGAGAGCAGCCACGCCTCCCCCTCGACCGATACGCCAGCCTCACCGGGAAGCGCCCGGACCAGTCCCGGCTTCGGGGGCACTGTGTCGAGCGCGCGCAAGCGGTACGCGGGGGCAGTTCGAACCGGGCCGAGCCAGCGCGCGCCCAAATCCACGAGCTGGTGCTCCAACGGCATGCCCCGCAGATGGGCTCCGACGACCACAAGCTTTTCGCCCAAGGGAACCCACGGCACGACGGGCGGCTCTTCGCCGAGGACGCGGGCTGCGACATCGAGCGCCACAGCGTCCTCGAAGGCCCGAGCCAGCACGGTCACCCCGAACTGGTCCTCGCCCACCTCGCCGGATGGCACAGAAACGGCGCACAGGTCGAAGAGGTTGCAGAAGTTCGTGTACGTGCCCATGCGCGAATTGATCGCGATCGGATCGGCGAGCACATCAGCGATGGTCGGATGCGTGGTGGTCGTCGGGACCAGGAGCACGTCCGCGTCGCCGAGCAACTCGAAGGCCCGCTCACGCAGCTCGGCGACCCGGTCGCGGTCGGCGAGCAAGCTCGTCGCCGAAGCCGAGCCCGCCGAGCGGACGATAGAGCCGACGGTCTGGTCGACCTCGTCGGGGTGCTCGTCCACGAACGCGCCGACCGCATGATGGCGCTCGACCACCAACGCGCCTTCGTAGAGGAGCTTGGCGGCGTCGAGGAACGGAGCGAGATCGATCCGCCGCACCCGGTCCTGCGGGAGACGCAGGGCGACTGCCTCGAACGCCTCGGCCCACGCGGGGTCCATCGCGACCAGTTGCTCCGGCACTGCGATGATCGCGTCCTGCGGGGCGGCAAGCCTCGGCCGCGCGGCCCAGGGCCGGCCTGCGGCTTTCGCCATCGCCTCCATCGCGAGGTTCGCGAGGCGGAGGTCCGGGGCGAAGACCGTCACGCAGTCATACGAGGCGCAGGCAGGCACCACGCCCTTCGCCGACACAACGCCGTAGGTCGGCTTGATCCCGACAATCCCCTGCAACGCCGCAGGCACCCGGCCCGAACCCGCTGTGTCCGTGCCGATCGCGATATCAGCGAAACCGAGCGCCACCGCGACCGCCGATCCCGAGGAGGAACCGCCGGAAATCCGGTCCAGGCGACGAGAGTCCCGCACGGCGCCGTAAGGGCTGCGGACGCCGACGAGGCCGGTGGCGAACTGGTCGAGGTTCGTCTTGCCGATCACCGTCGCACCCGCCGCGGTGAGCGCGGCCACCGCCGGCGCGTCGGCGTTCGGCGTGTACGCGTAGGCGGGGCAGGCCGCCGTCGTCGGCAGTCCGGCCACGTCCACATTGTCCTTGACCGCGAGCAAAAGACCTGCGAGCGGGCCTCGCGCCGCGTCGAACTCGGCTTGGACTTCCGCCTGAGGGCGCAGGTGGATGAACACCTCCGGCCGGTCCTGCTCGGCAATCTTCTGATACGCCTCCTGAACCCGGTCATAAGCAACTGGTCGGCTCATCGGACTCGCCGCGCTTTCTTCTGTGTTGGGGCTGTCTGCTGCGCTGGGGCGAATTCGTCCGCCGCGGCCCATGCCGCCCGCTCGACGTCCATGGCCTCGCGCTGCGCGCTGCGGAACGCCGCGATGGAGTCCGCGTTCTCCGTGAGAAACGCGCGGTGCTCCGCGAGCGAGAAACTCCCCTCCGCGACCCGGACGCCGCCGTCGCCCTTACCATCGGCAAGCCCAGCGCGCAGCTCGGCGAGCTCCTCCGTGGACACGGGGTACCAGTGGATCCGGTCGAAGCACCGCAACAGCCACGGCAAGCCGTCATGGAAAGCGCCGACCTTGTGCGGATGACGATGGTTCCACATCTGCACCGTGCGGCCGACGAATTGGTAACCGCCGGGGCCCTCCATCCCGTAGACGCAGAGATAGGCTCCGCCGATCCCCACGGCGTTCTCCGGGGTCCAGGTCCGCGCCGGGTTGTACTTCGTCGTGACGAGCCGGTGGCGGGGATCGACCGGCGTCGCGACCGGAGCCCCGAGGTACACGTCGCCGAGCCCGAGGACAAGGTAGGAGGCCTCGAAGACAGTCCTGCGGACGTCCTCGACGCTGCCGAGGCCGTTCATTCGGCGAATGAATTCGATGTTCCACGGCAGCCACGGCGCGTCCGCTCGGACGCCGTTGCTGTAACGGCGCGTGGCCTCCCGAGTGGCGGGGTCGTCCCAGGAGAGCGGCAACTCGACCCGGTTGGAGGGGACCACGAGGTCCTCCGTCTTCGGCAGCTCCGCCTCCACTTCGCGCAAGAGGCCCAAAAGGCGGCTCGCGGGCAGCACGGCGGGATCGACATGCGCCTGCACCGACCGAACGCCCGGAGTGACGTCCACAAGCCCGTTCGGCCGCAGTTCGAGGAGCCGTTCTGTCAGCGCATGCGCCCTTGCCCGAAGCTCGAGCTCGAGCGCCATCGGACCGTACTCGACCAGGATGTTGTCGTCGCCGGAGCGCCGGTACGTGACCGGCGGGTCGCCGTCGGCGCGCAGGATCACTCCCCCGTCCTTGTCGCCGCCCGCAGAGGACACGAACGACCACTGCCCCCGGCGTTCGGCCTCAAGGGAGACCAGCGGCGCCGCTTGGGACACCCGCACCGGCACGAAACGAACGGTGTCGCCAGGACGCAGCTGCCCCAGTTTCCACCGCTCGGCGGACACCACTGTCAGCGGGCAGACGAACCCGCCCAGACTTGGCCCATCAGGGCCCAGCAGGATCGGGGTGTCGCCGGTGAAGTCGAGCGCGCCGACGGAATACGCGTTGTCGTGGATGTTCGACGGGTGCAGCCCGGCCTCGCCGCCGTCAGGCCTCGCCCATTGCGGTTTCGGCCCGATCAGCCGGACGCCGGTGCGGTCCGAGTTGAAATGCACTTCGTAGTCGGTCTCGTACAACGTGGCGATGTCCGCTTCGGTGAAGAACTCGCCATCGCCGTGCGGACCGATGGCGGCGGCGAGCTCCCAGCGGTGCGTGATCGCCGGTTCGAGCTCCCTGGGGACGTAGACGAACGCACGGCCTGTCGGCTCGCCGAGCGGTATCTCGTCGCCCGCCGACAAGGCCCGGCCGGCGTGGCCGCCGAATTTGCCCAGGGTGAACGTCGCTTTGCTGCCGAGGTAGTCGGGCACGTCGAACCCGCCCGAGACGAGCACGTAGACCCGCAAACCCGTGTCTCGCACACGCCCCACCGACAGGACGGAGCCCGAGGGCACGAGCACCGGCTCCCACATGGGGGCTTCTTTGCCGTCCACCGCGACCGGCGCTGCCGCGCCCGTCACGCAGACATGCGTGGCGCGGGAGAAGCGCAGCGAGGGGCCGGCCATCACCGACTCGAGCCCCGCCGCGCCCTCGGGATTGCCAAGGGCCCGATTGCCCAGCCGGAAAGACAAGTCGTCCATCGGTCCGGACGGCGGCACGCCGACCGACCAGTAGCCGGTCCGGCCAGGCCAGTCCTGCACCGTGGTCAGCGTGCCGGGAAGCACCACTGTCGCGCTGGTCCCCGTCATAACCTCATGCTCCGTGAGTACGGCTCTGTGACGATCATCCGCACCGGAGTCGGGTCGAACCCGTTGCAGGGGTTGTTCATCTGCGGGCAGTTCGAGACGAGGACCAGCACGTCCGTCTCGGCGATGAGCGCGATCCGCTTGCCGGGGGCGGAGAGCCCGTCCACGATGCCGAGCGTGCCGTCCTCTTCCACCGGGACGTTCATGTAGAAGTTGATGTTCGGCACGAGGTCGCGTTTGCCCAGACCCCATTTCGCGCCTTCGATCAGGAAGTTCTCGACGCAGGCGTGCTGGTGTTTGGTGTGGTGTCCGTAGCGCAGGGTGTTGGACTCCTGCGAGCAGGCTCCGCCGATGGTGTCGTGGTTGCCGACCTCGTCGGCGACGATGGTCATGAGCGCGCTGGCGTCCTCGGCGCGGAGCACCGAGCCGGTGGTCAAGAAGAGCTGCCTCTGGCTCGCGATGGTCACCGGGGCCGAGTAGCGCACGCTCGTGTCGTGGGCGTGGTACACAAGGGTGTCCACGGATTGGTTGCCGCGCAGGTCGACGATGGTGAGGACGTGCCCCTTCTTGACGACGGAGCTCCACGGGGCTCGGGCTGGGACGGTCTGGTCGAGCACGACGTCGCCGGGGACGACGGCGAGCTCTTTCGCGGAGGCGGTCATCGTCGGGCTCCTTCTGTGTTCGCCGCGTTCCATAAGGCCTCGGTGTTGAGGAGCGCGCGTTGGTATTCGGGGTCGGTGTTCGGCAGATCGGCCAGCTCGGCCTCGGCTTCCCAGGCGAGCAGCTGGGCGGCCCCGACCGTGTACTCGGGCGCGGGGTCGAGAGGATGTGCCGCATTGGCGGCCAAAACCACCATCGGCAAGTGCAACAAGAGGTCGACGTGCCGCGCAGGCCCGGCGGAACCGGTGCTCACCAGCTCTCCGCCAGGCAGGGCGCGCACCCCGTGGAAGAAAGAGAGCGAGGGCGGGAGGTCCCTCGGGCCGAGCCCGTGCTTCGCCGCGGCGAGAAGGAAAAGCTCCCTGGCTGCTGGGCTCGACGAATGCGCCTCGCCCGCCCCGTATTTCTCAGTGTTGCCCACGAGCGTCGACGCGCCGCACAGCGTGTCGTGGTGGCCGGAGGTGTCGGCGACGACAGTGGCGAGGACGCGGCCCTGGTCGGAGAGCAGGGGATGCCCGGAGCCGAGGTACGCCTGCCACGGCACTTTGCGCGTGTCGGCGACGTTGAGCCGTTCCCACGGCGCATCGGCGCGGTGCAGCAAGAGATGCACGCACGCCGTGCCGTCGACGTCGATGAAGCGAAGCCGGGTGCCTCGGGCGAAGACGTTGTTCGTGTAACGGCCGCCGGGGACAGTCTCGGCCCAGACGAGTTTGTCGACAGGGACGTCGGACGGCGCCCACGGCCAACGGCTCGCGGGAAGGACAGGCATCGAATCGGTGACGTCGCCCGCTTGGGCGCGGGCGTGGGCCTTGGCGCCTTCGGTGCTGCTCGTGGCGAAAGAGGTATGGGAGGACAAATGCATCACGCTCCTGAGAAGTTGTCCAGTGATGGATCATTTCTCCGCGAGCCTGATGCCTCATCCGCGTCCCAATCAGGAAAGCGGGAGGTCTTACTCCTCAGCGCGAGCCCCGGCGGGCAGCTGGCGGTTGCCTTGTTCCGAAACATAGCAACAAAACCCGACTGCCGCAATCCCTCGAATCGAGTTATTAACACGATGGAGATTTCCATGGCAAAAACGGAGGTTTCACTGGTGCTCGTCCATCCCGCGAAACCTCACCGTCAGGAGTCGTCCATGACCGCCGTCATAGATCCACCGGCCCGTGCGTCCGGGATCTCCTCAGCTCAAGACGCTGGCGAGCTCGCCGAACTGGGGTACGCCCAGGAGTTGCACCGAGGCGTCAGCCCCTTCGCCGCGTTCGCCTCGGGCTTCTCGTTCGTGTCGATCCTCACCACAGTTTTCGCTCTGTTCGCCGTCGGGTTCGGGCTCGGCGGACCCGCGTTCTTCTTCACCTGGCCGATCGTGTTCGTCGTCCAGTTCAGCGTGTGCTTGGTCTTCGCCGAGCTGTCCGGGAAATTCCCGATCGCCGGGGCGATCTACCAATGGTCGCGACGCCTCGCCGGGAACACCACCGGCTGGTTCGCGGGATGGTTGATGCTCGTCGGCTACATCGTCAGCGTGGCAGCGCTCGCCATCGCGATGCAGAGCGTGCTGCCGGACATCTGGCGCGGCTTCCAACTCATTCCGGGCGACTCCGCGATCACCACGAAGACCGGCGCGACCAACGGCATCATCCTCGGCGCGCTCACGATCGTCGTCTGCACGATCATCAGCAGCGCCGGGGTCAAGCTCATGGGCCGGATCACCACCGTCGGCGTGGCCATCGAGATCGTCGGCGTGGTCCTCATCATCGGCGCCATGTTCGTCAAGGCGCAGCGCAATCCGGTCGCGGCGGTCGCCTCCACCGGCGGGCACGGCACGGGTGCGGGCTATATCGGCGCGTTCGTGGCCTCGATGGTGATGGCCGCGTACGTGATGTACGGGTTCGACAGCGCGGCGGAGCTCTCTGAAGAGACCGCCGAGCCCCGCAAGGTCTGCCCGAAGGCGATCATCAACGCCCTCCTGGTCTCGTTCGTCGGGGGCGGTCTGATGATCCTTGCGGCGCTCATGGCGGCTCCCTCGCTCGACGACCCCAACCTCGCGGCCACCGGTATCCCGTGGGTGATCACCAGCCAGCTGAACACCGGACTGGGCAAAGCGCTGCTCGCCATGGTCGCCGTCGCGATCTTCTCAGCGACCCTCGCCATCCAAGCCTCGGCCGCCAGAGTGATGTTCTCCATGGCCAGGGACAACCGGCTGCCGTTCGGACCGGCTCTCGCCAAGGTCAACCAACGCACCGGCACCCCGATGGCCACCGGCCTCGCCGTGAGCGCGCTGTCCATCGCCGTGCTGCTCGTGAACCTCGGCCAGGCGGGCGCGTTCAACGCACTGGTCAGCGTCTCTGTGGTGATCGTGTACCTCGCGTACTGCATGGTGACCGTCCCGGCGCTGTACCTGCGGGTTCGGGGCGTCCGGCTCACCTACGGCAAGCCGGTCATCGACCTCGGAAAATGGGGCATCCCGGTCAACACGGTCGCAGCGCTCGGCGGCGGCGCGTTGTGCCTCAACATTCTCTGGCCTCGGGCCGAGGTCTACGACCCGGACGGCAGCTCGTGGTTCTTGCACTACTTCGCGCCGATCTTCTTGGCGGTCACCTTGGCGGTCGGGTTCGTCGCCTTCCGCATGATCAAGCGCCGCAACGGCGTGGCCGCTCCCGCTCCGGACGCGCTCTTCGGCCAAGCGAAGAAGCCGATCGTCGCCCAGGAAGCCCTCGCCCAGGAAGCGCTCGCCTAGGGAAAGCCGCTGCTTGGGCGCCTCGCGGTCGCGGGCGCAAGCCTTCGCGCTCAGCCGTTCGCGGCTTGCGAACGGGCCAGACCGGCAGTCGCGGCGACCATGACGAGCACACATGCCGCGACCAGCGCCCATCCTGCGCCGCAGACCTGGAGGCGCTCATCGAACACCACCGCCCCGCACAGCGCCGCGACCAAAGGCTCCGCGACGGTCAACGCGGGCAGGGACGTGCTGATGTCGCCGGATTGGAACGCGAGCTGCTGGAGAAAGAACCCCGCCGCGCCCGCCACCGCCAAAACCCACGTCTGCCAGGCGAGGGGAACATCAAGAATCGTGTCGGAGGCAACGGCGGCCACTGCTTTGGTCAACGGTGCGCACACCCCGAACAAGACCCCCGTCGCAGTGCCCAGGAGCAACGCGCGCCGGGGCCCGGTGACGCAATTCGCCGCCCAGGCGCATGCGGCGGCCGCGGCGGCGGCGGGGATCAACGCGATGAGCCAACGCCGCAGGGGTGCTGAGGCCAATCCCTCGTCGGGATGCCCCACCAGCAAGAACACGGCCAAGGCCGCAGTGAGCGCCCCGGCGAGCAGAACATTGCGCCGAGTGAGCGGGCGGCGGGTGAGCGCGGCCGAGATCGGCAGCGCGAACAAAAGCGAAGCCACCAGGAGCGGCGAGACCAGCAGCAAGGAGCCGACGGACAACGCCGCCGCTTGGGCCGCATAGCCGCCGCCGTCGCCGAGCACGCCGACCCACCACCTGGGCTGGGCGACGAGCGAGCGGACAAAAGCCAGGCCCTGGCCGCGCTCGTGGGGAACACCTTCGGCCACGCTCTGCTGCGCCGCCGAGGCGGCGGCGAACAGCAACGCCGCGAGCAGCGCGAGACACACGGCCAAAACGGCGGCGCTCATCGGATTACTTGCCCAACAGTTCCACGAACTGGTCGAAATGATTCCCAGCGTCGTGGGGACCAGCGGCCGCCTCCGGGTGGTATTGCACGGAGAACGCGCGCCCGTTCGCGAGCGCGACGCCCTCGACCGTGCCGTCGTTCGCGCAGGTGTGGGTCACGACGGCTTCGCCGAACGGGGTGTCGAACCGCTGCCCCGCCTCGCCTTCGAGCGCGAACCCGTGATTTTGCGCGGTGATGATCGCCCGGCCGGTGGCGTGCTCGATCACCGGGATGTTGATCCCCCGATGGCCGAACTTCATCTTGTAGGTGGACAGGCCGAAGGCTCGCCCGAGGAGCTGATTGCCCAGGCAAATCCCGAAGAACGGCACACCGTCGCCGAGCGCTTCGCGCAGCGTTTCGACCACGCCGACCGCCGTCGAGGGGTCGCCGGGGCCGTTGGAGGCGAAGAGCCCGTCGACGCCCAGCTCTTTGATCTGCGCGTAGCTCGTCCCTGCGGGCAGCACATGCACACGGACGCCGCGTTGGGCGAGCAGTTTCGGGGTCATGGTCTTGATCCCGAGGTCGAGCGCAGCGATGGAGAACCGGGCCGCGCCGTCCGGCTCGACGACGTACGCCTGCGGCGTGGTCACCTCGCCCACGAGGTCCGCCCCCGCCATCGAAGGCTGCGAGCGGACGACGCCGACCGCCTCGTCCCGATCGGTGAGGGCGTCTCCGGAGAAGATCCCCGCCTTCATCGAGCCGACATCGCGCAACTTGCGCACCAGGGTCCGGGTGTCGACCCCTTTGACGCCGACGATGCCCTGGCTGCGCAGTTCGTCTTCGAGACCGCCTTCGGCCCGCCAGTTCGAAGCCTGCCGGGCGAGGTCGCGAATGGCGTAACCGGCCGCCCAAATCCGGTCCCGCGCCTCGTCGGGACGGTACGACTCGGAGTCTTCGTTGTTCCAGCCGGTGTTGCCGATCTGCGGCGCTGCCGCGACGACGATCTGACGGCGATAGCTCGGGTCGGTCAACGTCTCCTGGTAACCGGTCATCGCTGTGCAGAACACGGCCTCGCCGAGGGTCTGCCCGGTCGCGCCGAACTGCTCGCCGGTGAAAACGGTCCCATCCTCAAGGACCAATACAGCAGTATTGTTCATCTGACCCTTCCTGATTGGTCGTTGGAGCTTATCCACGCAGCCTGCGCAGCGGGATCGTCGGCGCGGAACGCTGTGTCGAGCAGCGTTCCGTTCGGCAAAGTCCAGCGGATGACGCCGAACGCGTTCTCACGGGCCACCTTCCCCGCCGCAGCGCGCTCGGAGCGGACGGCGACAACGGCCGCGGCGGGGATCCACAGCCCCTCCGCCCGGCCAGGCGACGGGATGTCCAGCAAAAAACCCTCCATGTGGCTGACGAGCGTCGCCCGCGCGCGCAGGCCGAGGGAGCCCCACGCGACTCGGTCCTGCCAATTCGGCGCGAACGCGCTGCCGATGTACATGCCTTTCACCGGGCCGACGAGCGCTTCGCCCCGGTCTGCGGCGGCGGGCACGGGGGGCAGAGCCCCGAATCGGACCCGCTGCGCCATCTTCCGACGCGACCAGCCCCGGCGCATCGCCCAGACCGCGACGGCCAGCACGGCTGCGAGCACGAGGATCTGCACCAAGTAGGCCGCGGTCACAACTCGGCCCTGCCGTCCCGAGCGGTGACCCGGCCGCGCAAGACCGTCGCCACCGCCCTGCCGCGCAACCGCATCCCCTCAAAGGGCGTGTTGTCCGCGATGCTCGTGAGTTCTTTGCCGCGCACAGTCCATTCGAAATCCGGGTCCACGACCACGAGGTTCGCCGGTTCGCCCACCTCGATCGGCCTGCCCTGGTCGGCGAGCCCGGCGATCTTCGCCGGATTTTCGCTCATCGTCCGCGCCACGCCGCGCCAATCCAGAAGACCGGGGCGCCACATGGTTTCGAGCACGATCGGCAGCGCGGTCTCCAAACCCAGCATGCCCGGCCGGGCGAGGGCGAACTCGCGGTCCTTGTCGTGCGCGGCGTGCGGGGCGTGGTCGGTGGCGACCGCGTCGATCACTCCTTCCGCGAGCGCCCGGCGCAAGACCGCGACGTCGCTCTCCTCGCGCAACGGCGGGTTCACCTTGAAGACCGGGTCGTAATCCTCAAGCCTGGAATCATCGAGCAGCAAATGGTGCGGGGTGACTTCGGCGGTGATCGCGATCCCTTGTTCCTTCGCCCACCGCAGGACAGACACGCTGCCCGCTGTGGACACATGGCAGATGTGCACCCTGGCGTCGGCGTCGCGAGCCAGGATCGCGTCGCGCGCGATGATCGACTCTTCCGCGGAGCGCGGCCATCCGGCAAGGCCGAGACGCGCCGCCGTCGGCCCCTCGTGCGCGCACGCGCCACAGGTCAGCCGGGGGTCTTCCGCGTGCTGGGCGATGAGCGCGCCAAGCCCCGAGGCGTACTCCAGCGCCCGACGCATCACCAGCGGGTCGCTCACGCAGAAGCCGTCGTCGGAGAAAACCCGCACCTGCGCCTCGCCCGCGGCCATGATGCCCATTTCGGCGAGCCGCTCCCCCTTTTGCCCGA from Segniliparus rotundus DSM 44985 includes:
- the carA gene encoding glutamine-hydrolyzing carbamoyl-phosphate synthase small subunit, which produces MNNTAVLVLEDGTVFTGEQFGATGQTLGEAVFCTAMTGYQETLTDPSYRRQIVVAAAPQIGNTGWNNEDSESYRPDEARDRIWAAGYAIRDLARQASNWRAEGGLEDELRSQGIVGVKGVDTRTLVRKLRDVGSMKAGIFSGDALTDRDEAVGVVRSQPSMAGADLVGEVTTPQAYVVEPDGAARFSIAALDLGIKTMTPKLLAQRGVRVHVLPAGTSYAQIKELGVDGLFASNGPGDPSTAVGVVETLREALGDGVPFFGICLGNQLLGRAFGLSTYKMKFGHRGINIPVIEHATGRAIITAQNHGFALEGEAGQRFDTPFGEAVVTHTCANDGTVEGVALANGRAFSVQYHPEAAAGPHDAGNHFDQFVELLGK
- a CDS encoding DMT family transporter is translated as MSAAVLAVCLALLAALLFAAASAAQQSVAEGVPHERGQGLAFVRSLVAQPRWWVGVLGDGGGYAAQAAALSVGSLLLVSPLLVASLLFALPISAALTRRPLTRRNVLLAGALTAALAVFLLVGHPDEGLASAPLRRWLIALIPAAAAAAACAWAANCVTGPRRALLLGTATGVLFGVCAPLTKAVAAVASDTILDVPLAWQTWVLAVAGAAGFFLQQLAFQSGDISTSLPALTVAEPLVAALCGAVVFDERLQVCGAGWALVAACVLVMVAATAGLARSQAANG
- a CDS encoding dihydroorotase, with amino-acid sequence MSGSVLIENVRVYGEGEPTCVLVRDGLIAEIAPSPKTNGTETAVSGGGNVLLPGLVDLHVHLREPGREDAETIASGSAAAAAGGFTAVFAMPNTDPVADTALVCDHVWRRGREVGLVDVHPVGAVTVGQKGERLAEMGIMAAGEAQVRVFSDDGFCVSDPLVMRRALEYASGLGALIAQHAEDPRLTCGACAHEGPTAARLGLAGWPRSAEESIIARDAILARDADARVHICHVSTAGSVSVLRWAKEQGIAITAEVTPHHLLLDDSRLEDYDPVFKVNPPLREESDVAVLRRALAEGVIDAVATDHAPHAAHDKDREFALARPGMLGLETALPIVLETMWRPGLLDWRGVARTMSENPAKIAGLADQGRPIEVGEPANLVVVDPDFEWTVRGKELTSIADNTPFEGMRLRGRAVATVLRGRVTARDGRAEL